A window of the Streptomyces sp. NBC_00250 genome harbors these coding sequences:
- a CDS encoding TetR/AcrR family transcriptional regulator — translation MRADARRNHERLLTEARVTFAEQGADAPLEEIARRAGVGIGTLYRHFPTRAELLNAVFQEALTELLDRSGELAEAEEPCRALVEWLRALIAHAGEYRGLAHALMSASYDRSSALAQCSDPLRAAGERLLGRAREAGQVRADVSIGDLMQLTNAIALAAEQCPEDAELADRLLELTLRGIKA, via the coding sequence ATGCGAGCCGACGCACGGCGCAACCACGAGCGGCTGCTCACCGAAGCCCGTGTCACCTTCGCCGAACAGGGCGCCGACGCGCCCCTGGAGGAGATCGCGCGCCGCGCGGGCGTGGGGATCGGCACCCTCTACCGTCATTTCCCCACCCGGGCCGAGCTGCTGAACGCCGTCTTCCAGGAAGCCCTGACGGAGCTCCTGGACCGCTCGGGGGAGCTGGCCGAGGCCGAGGAGCCGTGCCGGGCGCTCGTCGAGTGGCTGCGGGCCCTGATCGCCCACGCGGGCGAGTACCGGGGGCTCGCGCACGCGCTGATGTCCGCCTCGTACGACCGGAGTTCGGCGCTCGCGCAGTGCAGCGATCCGCTGCGCGCGGCGGGTGAGCGGCTGCTCGGGCGCGCCCGGGAGGCGGGCCAGGTGCGCGCCGACGTGTCGATCGGCGACCTGATGCAGCTGACCAACGCGATCGCGCTGGCGGCGGAACAGTGTCCGGAGGACGCGGAGTTGGCGGATCGCCTGCTGGAGCTGACGCTTCGGGGCATCAAGGCGTGA
- a CDS encoding DeoR/GlpR family DNA-binding transcription regulator, whose translation MVRANGAVSLRELARVVQTSEVTVRRDVRALEAEGLLDRRHGGAVLPGGFTRESGFPQKSHLATAEKTAIADVAASLVEEGEAIVVGAGTTTQELARRLARVPGLTVVTNSLLVAQALAHANRVEVVMTGGTLRGSNYALVGSGAEQSLQGLRVSRAFLSGSGLTAERGLSTSNMLSASVDRALVQAAAEVVVLADHTKLGSDTMFQTVPTDVITRLVTDEPPAHDDRAATELQALADQGVHIAVAGTGAAAGPTGGDQVPPGARPRRDMPLPVQRGRMAAGQFRGPGGGMAAETLERTARVADMRRR comes from the coding sequence ATGGTGCGAGCCAATGGGGCCGTGTCGCTCCGCGAGCTCGCCCGCGTCGTCCAGACCTCTGAAGTGACCGTACGGAGAGACGTACGGGCCCTTGAGGCAGAAGGACTCCTCGACCGCCGGCACGGCGGTGCGGTGTTGCCGGGCGGATTCACGCGAGAATCCGGCTTCCCGCAGAAATCCCATCTCGCGACCGCGGAGAAGACGGCCATCGCCGACGTCGCCGCGAGCCTCGTCGAAGAAGGCGAGGCCATCGTCGTCGGCGCCGGGACGACCACGCAGGAGCTGGCACGCCGGCTCGCCCGCGTGCCCGGTCTGACCGTGGTCACCAACTCGCTCCTGGTCGCCCAGGCCCTCGCCCACGCCAACCGGGTCGAGGTCGTCATGACCGGGGGAACCCTCCGTGGCTCCAACTACGCCCTGGTGGGCAGCGGGGCCGAGCAGTCGCTCCAGGGCCTCCGGGTCTCCCGCGCCTTCCTCTCCGGAAGCGGACTCACCGCCGAGCGCGGCCTGTCCACGTCCAACATGCTCTCCGCGAGCGTGGACCGGGCACTCGTCCAGGCGGCGGCCGAGGTCGTGGTCCTCGCCGACCACACCAAGCTCGGCTCCGACACCATGTTCCAGACGGTGCCCACGGACGTCATCACCCGCCTGGTGACCGACGAACCGCCCGCCCACGACGACCGGGCCGCCACCGAGCTCCAGGCCCTCGCCGACCAGGGCGTGCACATCGCCGTCGCCGGTACGGGCGCCGCCGCCGGCCCCACCGGCGGTGACCAGGTCCCCCCGGGCGCCCGGCCCCGCCGTGACATGCCGCTCCCGGTGCAGCGCGGCCGGATGGCGGCCGGTCAGTTCCGGGGACCGGGCGGAGGGATGGCCGCCGAGACACTGGAGCGCACGGCGCGGGTCGCCGACATGCGGCGCCGCTGA
- a CDS encoding NAD(P)H-quinone dehydrogenase produces the protein MTRIVIIGGGPGGYEAALVGAQLGAEVTVVDCDGLGGASVLTDCVPSKTLIATAEVMTTFDSSYEELGIIVADDTPHVEQAARVVGVDLGKVNRRVKRLALAQSHDITASVTRAGARVLRGRGRLSGRQAMDGSRQVIVTAADGTEETLTADAVLIATGGHPREVPDAKPDGERILNWTQVYDLKELPEELIVVGSGVTGAEFAGAYQALGSRVTLVSSRDRVLPGEDPDAAAVLEDVFRRRGMNVMARSRAESAKRVGDRVEVTLADGRVISGTHCLMAVGAIPNSAGMGLEEAGVKLKDSGHIWTDKVSRTTAPGVYAAGDVTGVFALASVAAMQGRIAMYHFLGDAVAPLNLKTVSSNVFTDPEIATVGYTQADVDAGKIDAKVVKLPLLRNPRAKMQGIRDGFVKIFCRPGTGIVVGGCVVAPKASELIHPISIAVDNNLTVEQIANAFTVYPSLSGSIAEVARQLHTRKSAGEA, from the coding sequence GTGACCCGGATCGTGATCATCGGCGGCGGACCCGGCGGATACGAGGCGGCCCTGGTGGGCGCCCAACTCGGCGCGGAGGTGACCGTCGTCGACTGCGACGGCCTCGGCGGCGCGTCCGTCCTGACCGACTGCGTTCCCTCCAAGACCCTGATCGCCACCGCCGAGGTGATGACCACCTTCGACTCCTCGTACGAGGAGCTGGGCATCATCGTCGCGGACGACACCCCGCACGTGGAGCAGGCGGCCCGTGTGGTGGGCGTGGACCTCGGCAAGGTCAACCGACGGGTGAAGCGCCTGGCGCTCGCCCAGTCGCACGACATCACCGCCTCCGTCACCAGGGCGGGCGCCCGCGTGCTGCGCGGCCGCGGCCGGCTCTCCGGCCGGCAGGCGATGGACGGCTCGCGCCAGGTGATCGTCACGGCCGCCGACGGCACGGAGGAGACGCTGACCGCGGACGCCGTGCTCATCGCGACCGGCGGCCACCCGCGCGAGGTGCCGGACGCCAAGCCGGACGGCGAGCGCATCCTGAACTGGACGCAGGTCTACGACCTGAAGGAGCTCCCCGAGGAGCTCATCGTGGTCGGTTCCGGTGTGACGGGTGCCGAGTTCGCCGGTGCCTACCAGGCGCTCGGCTCCCGGGTCACCCTGGTCTCCTCCCGTGACCGCGTGCTGCCGGGCGAGGACCCGGACGCCGCCGCCGTCCTGGAGGACGTCTTCCGCCGCCGCGGCATGAACGTCATGGCCCGCTCCCGCGCCGAGTCCGCCAAGCGGGTCGGCGACCGGGTCGAGGTCACCCTCGCGGACGGCCGGGTCATCTCCGGTACGCACTGTCTGATGGCGGTCGGCGCGATCCCGAATTCGGCCGGAATGGGTCTGGAGGAGGCGGGGGTCAAACTGAAGGACTCCGGTCACATCTGGACCGACAAGGTCTCCCGTACGACCGCCCCCGGCGTGTACGCGGCGGGTGACGTGACCGGTGTCTTCGCGCTCGCCTCCGTGGCCGCGATGCAGGGCCGTATCGCGATGTACCACTTCCTCGGCGACGCGGTGGCCCCGCTCAACCTGAAGACGGTCTCGTCGAACGTCTTCACCGACCCCGAGATCGCCACCGTCGGCTACACGCAGGCAGATGTGGACGCGGGCAAGATCGACGCCAAGGTCGTCAAGCTGCCGCTGCTGCGCAACCCGCGCGCGAAGATGCAGGGCATCCGGGACGGCTTCGTCAAGATCTTCTGCCGTCCGGGCACCGGCATCGTGGTCGGCGGCTGTGTCGTCGCGCCGAAGGCGAGCGAACTGATCCATCCGATCTCGATCGCGGTCGACAACAATCTGACGGTCGAACAGATCGCAAATGCTTTCACCGTGTACCCCTCCCTTTCGGGTTCGATCGCGGAAGTGGCACGGCAGTTGCACACCCGGAAGTCCGCGGGCGAGGCGTGA
- a CDS encoding gamma-glutamylcyclotransferase — protein MSLYAAFAGNLDARLMSRRAPHSPLRGTGWLNGWRLTFGGEQMGWEGALATIVEAPRSQVFVALYDIAPMDEDSMDRWEGVGLDIYRRMRVRVHTLDGEEPAWVYVLNAYEGGLPSARYLGEVADAAESAGAPHDYVMELRKRPC, from the coding sequence ATGTCGCTCTACGCCGCTTTCGCCGGCAACCTCGACGCGCGGCTGATGAGCCGCCGCGCACCGCACTCCCCGCTGCGCGGCACCGGCTGGCTGAACGGCTGGCGGCTGACCTTCGGCGGCGAGCAGATGGGCTGGGAGGGAGCGCTGGCCACCATCGTGGAGGCCCCCCGCTCCCAGGTCTTCGTGGCGCTCTACGACATCGCGCCGATGGACGAGGACTCCATGGACCGCTGGGAGGGCGTCGGCCTCGACATCTACCGCCGGATGCGGGTCCGGGTGCACACCCTGGACGGCGAGGAGCCGGCCTGGGTGTACGTCCTCAACGCGTACGAGGGCGGCCTGCCGTCCGCGCGGTACCTGGGCGAGGTGGCCGACGCGGCCGAGTCCGCGGGCGCGCCGCACGACTACGTGATGGAGTTGCGCAAGCGCCCCTGCTGA
- a CDS encoding purine-nucleoside phosphorylase: MNATATPYEAAEAAAARLRELTGVENHDVALVMGSGWAPAVDALGAPEAEFPVTDLPGFPPPAVEGHGGKIRSYKIGEKRALVFLGRTHFYEGRGVASVAHGVRTAVAAGCKTIILTNGCGGLREGMRPGQPVLISDHLNLTAASPIVGANFVDLTDLYSPRLRALCKEVDETLEEGVYVQFPGPHYETPAEINMVRVLGGDLVGMSTVLEAIAAREAGAEVLGISLVTNLAAGLSGEPLNHEEVLQAGRDSAARMGELLTRVLDRI, from the coding sequence GTGAACGCAACTGCCACCCCGTACGAGGCCGCCGAGGCCGCTGCCGCACGTCTTCGCGAGCTGACCGGCGTCGAGAACCACGACGTCGCCCTGGTCATGGGCTCGGGCTGGGCGCCCGCCGTCGACGCGCTCGGCGCTCCCGAGGCCGAGTTCCCGGTGACCGACCTGCCCGGCTTCCCGCCGCCCGCCGTCGAGGGCCACGGCGGCAAGATCCGCTCGTACAAGATCGGTGAGAAGCGCGCCCTCGTCTTCCTCGGCCGCACCCACTTCTACGAGGGCCGCGGTGTCGCCTCCGTCGCCCACGGCGTCCGCACCGCCGTCGCCGCCGGCTGCAAGACGATCATCCTGACCAACGGCTGCGGCGGCCTGCGCGAGGGCATGCGCCCGGGCCAGCCGGTCCTCATCAGCGACCACCTCAACCTGACGGCGGCCTCCCCGATCGTCGGCGCGAACTTCGTGGACCTCACCGACCTGTACTCGCCGCGGCTGCGCGCGCTGTGCAAGGAGGTCGACGAGACCCTCGAAGAGGGCGTCTACGTGCAGTTCCCCGGGCCGCACTACGAGACCCCGGCCGAGATCAACATGGTCCGCGTGCTCGGCGGCGACCTCGTCGGCATGTCCACCGTCCTGGAAGCCATCGCCGCGCGCGAGGCGGGTGCCGAGGTCCTCGGCATCTCCCTGGTCACCAACCTGGCGGCGGGGCTCTCGGGCGAGCCGCTGAACCACGAAGAGGTGCTGCAGGCGGGGCGGGACTCGGCGGCGCGGATGGGTGAGCTCCTGACGCGCGTCCTGGACCGGATCTGA
- a CDS encoding phospho-sugar mutase — protein sequence MTQDDLIARAQAWLAEDPDSETREELAALLDRGASDEIAARFAGTLQFGTAGLRGELGAGPMRMNRSVVIRAAAGLAAYLKAQEPSGSEGGAGLVVIGYDARYKSADFARDTAAVMTGAGLRAALLPRPLPTPVLAYAIRHLGAVAGVEVTASHNPPRDNGYKVYLGDGSQIVPPADAEIAAEIDAIRSLHDVPRPEAGWETLGDEVLGAYLERTDAVLTPGSPRTARTVYTAMHGVGKDVLTAAFARAGFPPPALVAAQAEPDPAFPTVAFPNPEEPGAMDLAFEAARAVDPDLIIANDPDADRCAVAVPDATVVGGWRMLRGDEVGALLAAHLVHKGATGVFAESIVSSSLLGRIAEAAGVGYEETLTGFKWIARVEGLRYGYEEALGYCVDPEGVRDKDGITAALLVTELASVLKEQGRTLTDLLDDLAVAHGLHATDQLSVRVEDLSIIANAMTALRERPPVSLAGLTVVSAEDLTKGTESLPPTDGLRYHLEGDYKARVIVRPSGTEPKLKCYLEVVVPVAAAVDLAPARATADEVLVAIKRDLSAAAGL from the coding sequence GTGACGCAGGACGACCTCATCGCCCGGGCCCAGGCATGGCTCGCCGAGGACCCCGACAGTGAGACCCGGGAGGAGCTCGCCGCGCTCCTCGACCGCGGCGCGAGCGACGAGATCGCCGCCCGATTCGCCGGCACGCTGCAGTTCGGCACCGCCGGGCTCCGCGGTGAGCTGGGCGCCGGGCCCATGCGGATGAACCGTTCGGTCGTCATCCGCGCCGCCGCCGGCCTCGCCGCGTACCTCAAGGCGCAGGAGCCCTCCGGGAGCGAAGGAGGGGCCGGGCTCGTCGTCATCGGCTACGACGCCCGCTACAAGTCGGCCGACTTCGCGCGCGACACCGCAGCCGTGATGACCGGCGCGGGCCTGCGCGCCGCGCTCCTCCCCCGCCCGCTGCCGACGCCCGTCCTCGCGTACGCCATAAGGCATCTGGGCGCCGTCGCGGGTGTCGAGGTCACCGCGAGCCACAACCCGCCGCGCGACAACGGCTACAAGGTCTACCTGGGCGACGGCTCGCAGATCGTGCCGCCCGCCGACGCGGAGATCGCCGCCGAGATCGACGCGATCCGCTCGCTGCACGACGTGCCGCGTCCGGAGGCCGGCTGGGAGACCCTCGGTGACGAGGTCCTGGGCGCCTATCTGGAGCGTACGGACGCCGTCCTGACCCCTGGGTCCCCCCGCACCGCGCGGACCGTCTACACGGCCATGCACGGCGTCGGCAAGGACGTCCTGACGGCGGCCTTCGCCCGGGCCGGCTTCCCGCCGCCCGCGCTCGTCGCCGCGCAGGCCGAGCCGGACCCGGCGTTCCCGACGGTCGCGTTCCCGAACCCGGAGGAGCCGGGTGCCATGGACCTCGCCTTCGAGGCGGCCCGGGCCGTGGACCCCGACCTGATCATCGCCAACGACCCGGACGCCGACCGCTGCGCCGTGGCCGTGCCCGACGCGACCGTCGTCGGCGGCTGGCGGATGCTCCGCGGCGACGAGGTGGGCGCGCTGCTCGCCGCGCACCTGGTGCACAAGGGCGCGACGGGCGTGTTCGCCGAGTCGATCGTGTCGTCCTCGCTGCTCGGCCGGATCGCGGAGGCCGCGGGCGTCGGCTACGAGGAGACGCTGACCGGCTTCAAGTGGATCGCCCGCGTCGAGGGCCTGCGGTACGGCTACGAGGAGGCGCTCGGCTATTGCGTCGACCCGGAGGGCGTCCGCGACAAGGACGGCATCACGGCGGCGCTGCTCGTGACCGAGCTCGCGTCGGTGCTCAAGGAGCAGGGCCGGACGCTGACCGACCTGCTCGACGACCTGGCGGTCGCGCACGGGCTGCACGCCACGGACCAGCTGTCGGTGCGGGTCGAGGACCTGAGCATCATCGCGAACGCCATGACGGCGCTGCGCGAGCGGCCGCCGGTCTCGCTCGCCGGTCTGACGGTCGTGTCGGCGGAGGACCTGACGAAGGGCACGGAGTCGCTGCCCCCGACGGACGGGCTGCGGTACCACCTGGAGGGCGACTACAAGGCCCGGGTGATCGTCCGCCCGAGCGGCACCGAGCCGAAGCTCAAGTGCTACCTAGAGGTCGTGGTGCCGGTCGCCGCGGCGGTCGACCTCGCCCCGGCGCGGGCGACGGCCGACGAGGTGCTGGTGGCGATCAAGCGGGACCTGTCGGC